A genomic window from Caldicellulosiruptor kronotskyensis 2002 includes:
- a CDS encoding TPM domain-containing protein gives MKVKQGLVCKTLALVFIIAVSSLLFVSFAEASAQIPKKPVENVYIFDYADLIDSSDEEEMRALAKEIEDKSKAEIVVVTVESLGNYTIEEYANELFNSWGIGDKELNNGVLILVNKENLLSGKKGRIRIEVGYGLEGAIPDGKAGWILDTYAIPAFENKEYSKGIKDTFFAVASEVANEYGIKINGLSEYSTSEDFTQNDSSSTTVHVGDEEKDISGFGVFIVVFLIIIFSLINRRQRRTYWWGQDPWDKDHHHFGGFGGFGGGGGSSGGGFGGFGGGSSGGGGASR, from the coding sequence ATGAAAGTAAAACAGGGTTTAGTTTGCAAAACACTTGCATTGGTGTTTATAATTGCAGTTTCAAGCCTTCTGTTTGTATCTTTTGCTGAAGCCTCCGCCCAGATTCCCAAAAAACCTGTTGAAAATGTCTACATTTTTGACTATGCAGACTTGATTGATAGCTCTGATGAAGAAGAGATGAGGGCTTTGGCAAAAGAGATAGAGGACAAATCGAAAGCAGAGATAGTGGTTGTAACAGTAGAAAGTCTTGGAAACTACACAATAGAAGAGTATGCAAATGAGCTATTCAATAGCTGGGGAATTGGCGACAAGGAACTTAACAATGGAGTTTTGATTCTTGTCAATAAGGAGAATTTACTTTCAGGCAAAAAAGGAAGAATAAGAATAGAAGTTGGATATGGTTTGGAAGGTGCAATTCCAGATGGAAAGGCAGGCTGGATATTGGATACATACGCTATTCCTGCCTTTGAAAACAAAGAATATTCGAAGGGAATAAAAGATACATTTTTTGCAGTGGCAAGCGAGGTTGCAAATGAGTATGGGATAAAAATAAATGGGCTTTCGGAATATAGTACTTCTGAAGATTTTACCCAAAATGACAGCTCTTCTACAACAGTCCATGTAGGGGATGAAGAGAAAGATATATCTGGATTTGGTGTTTTTATTGTTGTATTTCTGATAATAATCTTTTCACTTATAAACAGAAGACAAAGAAGAACATACTGGTGGGGACAAGACCCTTGGGATAAAGACCATCACCATTTTGGCGGATTTGGTGGTTTTGGTGGCGGTGGTGGTTCTTCTGGTGGTGGCTTTGGCGGATTTGGTGGAGGGTCATCTGGCGGTGGCGGTGCAAGCAGGTAA
- a CDS encoding LemA family protein: MKKGTKILLAILVLVVVAVVYTFSTYNSLVRFKENVDSKWSQVENQLQRRADLIPNLVNTVKAYAKHEKEIFETLAQARSKLLSSNTVEDKAKANDELSSAVSRLLMIVENYPNLKADRTFVQLMDELAGTENRIAVARKDYNEAVKQCNMKIKVFPNVLIARMFGFEERQYFQASSQAKSVPSVDFSK, encoded by the coding sequence TTGAAGAAAGGCACAAAGATCCTTTTAGCTATTTTAGTTTTGGTTGTAGTAGCTGTGGTCTACACCTTTTCGACATACAATAGCCTTGTGCGCTTTAAAGAGAATGTTGACAGTAAATGGAGCCAGGTTGAAAATCAGCTTCAAAGAAGGGCAGACCTCATACCCAATTTAGTTAATACTGTCAAAGCTTATGCAAAACATGAAAAAGAGATTTTTGAAACTCTTGCTCAGGCAAGGTCAAAACTTTTGAGTTCAAATACAGTAGAAGATAAAGCAAAAGCAAACGATGAGCTTTCATCTGCAGTTTCAAGGCTTTTGATGATAGTAGAAAACTACCCAAATCTTAAAGCCGATAGAACATTTGTGCAGCTTATGGATGAGCTTGCTGGAACAGAAAACAGAATTGCGGTTGCAAGAAAGGATTACAATGAGGCAGTAAAACAGTGCAACATGAAAATAAAAGTATTTCCGAACGTTTTGATTGCAAGGATGTTTGGGTTTGAAGAAAGACAGTATTTTCAAGCATCAAGCCAAGCAAAGAGTGTGCCTTCGGTTGACTTTTCAAAATGA
- a CDS encoding DUF262 domain-containing protein — protein MGTTLREIFKAIEENKLVLPDFQREFVWEIEKQKRLLASLLVKLPIGSFLILEGERGMFPAKKVCYVSEYINLNEVKEECGYILDGQQRISTLCSAFKDYGNDIEKIYKNLRYRWFLRIKPQDGEEDIFGWTRLKFNGLDKYEPEQVIDFIECKKINEREKNKWFHPKYKMELLENDEMNKRLNEIAEKAAEEYFVPLYSIWQYTAHDKDQDLHRQVLYKIAEKRRDELKADMKDGKIKPEDILSNINPLIRQYIESGLEEKINDAWASLVARWVESVASYLENLFDTEINLIKLDKDQMPRAISVFESINEGGTQLSVYDLVVAKAATPDLISLTNRIKEIVITKIDISDALWGNNIGSKPTNWQANRIGLIEDNNISKFFKNQYLNLLSLYSNVKYGNVDELKVELIKKSKQLSIERDKINTNTEKVVRALIKAAAFLHFRCGVIGVTNIPYDLMILPIAYVFIHDDEFQYNSFKVWDDRKSLNKIEYWYWASLFGGAYRERQNEQCIRDIVTLYKWIFEKDNEEINKYFKRYYDRILEEEGYSNLQVLLREDPIHDTIPKAIEKAILQYIISLQPLDFKPDKDIYITAWDIAENKIQVNIHHICPLASGKDIKIGQSTKAIREKKDHILNSPLNMTYISKEANNAIKEMDLRIYLEKINQLARHEHLMPDINMHSEYRGEEAFFKEFLKKRYEKLKDCIKRELNRLLT, from the coding sequence GTGGGGACTACTTTAAGAGAAATATTTAAAGCGATAGAAGAAAATAAACTTGTCTTGCCAGATTTCCAAAGGGAATTTGTATGGGAAATAGAAAAACAAAAAAGGCTTTTAGCATCATTATTAGTGAAGCTTCCGATAGGCTCATTTTTGATTTTAGAAGGAGAAAGAGGAATGTTCCCAGCTAAAAAAGTTTGTTATGTCTCAGAGTATATTAACTTGAATGAAGTAAAAGAAGAATGTGGATATATTTTAGATGGTCAACAAAGAATTTCCACATTATGTAGCGCTTTCAAAGACTATGGCAACGATATAGAAAAAATTTATAAGAATCTTAGATATCGATGGTTTTTAAGAATAAAACCGCAGGATGGAGAAGAAGATATATTTGGCTGGACAAGATTAAAATTTAACGGCTTAGATAAATATGAACCAGAACAAGTAATTGATTTTATTGAGTGTAAAAAGATAAATGAAAGAGAAAAGAATAAATGGTTTCATCCCAAATATAAAATGGAACTATTAGAAAATGACGAAATGAATAAAAGATTAAATGAAATTGCAGAGAAAGCAGCTGAAGAATACTTTGTGCCATTATATTCGATTTGGCAGTACACAGCGCATGATAAAGATCAAGACTTACATAGACAAGTCTTATATAAAATTGCAGAGAAAAGAAGAGACGAATTGAAAGCAGATATGAAAGATGGTAAGATAAAGCCAGAAGATATATTATCAAACATAAATCCTTTAATACGTCAGTATATTGAAAGTGGACTAGAAGAGAAAATTAATGATGCATGGGCATCATTAGTTGCTCGTTGGGTTGAATCGGTAGCTAGTTATTTGGAAAATTTATTTGATACAGAAATAAATTTGATTAAATTAGATAAAGATCAAATGCCACGTGCTATATCAGTTTTTGAAAGTATTAATGAGGGTGGAACTCAGTTAAGTGTTTATGATTTAGTAGTAGCTAAAGCTGCCACTCCAGATTTGATTTCTTTAACAAATAGAATTAAGGAAATTGTAATTACAAAAATTGATATATCAGATGCATTATGGGGGAATAATATAGGATCAAAACCAACAAATTGGCAAGCTAATAGAATAGGTTTAATTGAGGATAATAATATTTCAAAGTTTTTTAAAAATCAATATTTGAATTTACTCTCATTATATTCTAATGTAAAATATGGTAATGTAGACGAACTAAAAGTTGAATTAATCAAAAAATCAAAACAGTTATCCATTGAAAGAGATAAAATTAATACTAACACCGAAAAAGTAGTCAGAGCTCTGATAAAAGCAGCAGCATTTTTACATTTTAGATGTGGTGTAATAGGTGTCACTAATATTCCATATGATTTAATGATTTTGCCAATAGCTTATGTTTTTATTCATGATGATGAATTTCAATATAATAGCTTCAAAGTATGGGATGATAGGAAATCACTAAATAAAATTGAGTACTGGTACTGGGCTTCATTATTTGGTGGCGCTTATAGAGAAAGACAAAATGAGCAATGTATAAGAGATATAGTTACTTTATACAAATGGATATTTGAAAAAGACAATGAGGAGATTAATAAATATTTTAAGAGATATTATGATCGTATTTTGGAAGAAGAAGGTTACTCTAATCTGCAGGTTTTACTTAGAGAAGATCCTATTCATGATACTATTCCAAAGGCAATTGAGAAAGCAATTTTGCAATATATTATAAGTTTGCAACCACTTGACTTTAAACCAGACAAAGATATTTATATTACTGCATGGGATATTGCCGAGAACAAGATTCAAGTAAACATTCATCATATATGTCCCTTAGCAAGTGGAAAGGATATTAAGATTGGACAATCAACTAAAGCGATACGTGAGAAAAAAGACCATATATTAAACAGTCCTTTAAATATGACGTATATAAGCAAGGAAGCAAATAACGCAATAAAAGAAATGGACTTACGTATATATTTAGAGAAAATTAATCAATTAGCACGCCATGAACATTTAATGCCAGATATAAATATGCACTCAGAATACCGAGGAGAAGAGGCCTTTTTCAAAGAATTTTTAAAGAAAAGATACGAAAAGTTGAAAGATTGTATAAAAAGGGAATTAAATAGATTGTTAACTTAA
- a CDS encoding AAA family ATPase, producing the protein MILKQLRIKNFRQFKGEQVISFPVDGDKNVIVVLGNNTAGKTTLIQAFYWVLYGKTNFKNKETLLNLEEANSMKPGEKKEVMVSLILVDRGIEYTITRRQQYEYIGTRNLRVSNSKIEMEYKDEQGNIRLIINELDIKDSINKILPEELSEYFFFDGERIGNLAKRDKDGKKELATAVRNILGLAEIANAIEHLSGKPKYSVLGMLRNSLDEEGEVTIKRLKIEIDDLEDRREEVKNLIKTLEDEIKNCEKKLTR; encoded by the coding sequence ATGATATTGAAGCAGTTAAGAATCAAAAATTTTAGACAATTTAAAGGCGAGCAAGTTATTTCGTTTCCTGTTGATGGAGATAAAAATGTAATTGTAGTTCTTGGGAATAACACTGCGGGAAAAACAACATTAATTCAAGCATTTTATTGGGTTCTGTATGGAAAAACAAATTTTAAAAATAAAGAAACTTTGCTAAATTTAGAAGAGGCTAACTCAATGAAACCGGGAGAGAAAAAAGAAGTGATGGTTTCTCTTATTCTTGTAGATAGGGGAATTGAATATACAATAACAAGAAGGCAACAATATGAGTATATTGGAACACGAAATTTAAGAGTTTCAAATTCTAAAATTGAAATGGAATATAAAGATGAGCAAGGGAATATAAGACTAATAATAAACGAACTTGATATTAAAGATTCTATAAATAAAATCTTACCTGAAGAACTTTCTGAATATTTTTTCTTTGATGGAGAACGTATTGGCAACCTTGCTAAGAGAGATAAAGATGGTAAAAAAGAGTTAGCTACAGCAGTGCGCAATATTCTTGGATTAGCAGAAATTGCAAATGCAATTGAACATTTGTCAGGTAAGCCTAAGTATAGCGTTCTTGGAATGTTAAGAAATAGCTTAGATGAGGAAGGAGAAGTGACTATAAAAAGATTAAAAATTGAAATAGATGATTTAGAAGATAGAAGAGAAGAAGTAAAAAATTTAATAAAGACATTAGAAGATGAAATAAAAAATTGTGAAAAAAAATTGACGAGATAG
- a CDS encoding AAA family ATPase, which produces MRENQETIIYQTKIDANKKLIAELAKTIEENKKRIEKLIQEKAFNFLLSPFVEKLETKLNSFCLSFEIVPKISTETIDYIIERGECLCGTKILKDSKEHRKLIELKEYLPPKYIGTAVSNFLGEASVYKDNGRNFFEEIKDLYGRILENKEEIRRLEDENEKNMKEIADKKNLKAYAQDKERWEKLKREKEQERNVRLMELGAIEKEIREKSKELENLSDKTDKNRFIKLCIKYVEYLSDFLEKFYKQKEEEIRKKLNEKVNDIFSKMYHGEDRKIFIDSNYDYQLITEYLSDQLKDRADESRGLETIMSFAFIGGIIQLAREKIINTGKSDSSVKKDDLNLELDTEPYPLVMDAPFSNVDEIHVENVSRILPEIAEQVIMFIMNKDWNYAQRVLADKVAAKYELEKVSETYTIIKEIR; this is translated from the coding sequence TTGAGAGAAAACCAGGAAACAATTATATATCAGACAAAAATTGATGCTAATAAAAAGTTAATCGCTGAACTTGCTAAAACAATAGAAGAAAATAAAAAAAGAATTGAAAAATTAATTCAAGAAAAGGCATTTAATTTTCTACTTTCCCCGTTTGTTGAAAAATTGGAAACGAAGTTAAATAGTTTTTGCTTATCTTTTGAAATTGTTCCTAAAATAAGTACAGAAACCATTGACTACATAATTGAACGTGGTGAGTGTTTATGTGGAACTAAGATTTTAAAGGACAGCAAAGAGCATAGAAAACTAATAGAACTGAAAGAATATTTGCCTCCGAAGTATATTGGTACAGCAGTAAGTAATTTTTTAGGAGAAGCTTCTGTTTATAAAGATAATGGAAGGAACTTCTTTGAAGAAATAAAGGATTTATATGGGAGGATTTTGGAAAACAAAGAAGAGATAAGAAGATTAGAAGATGAAAATGAAAAAAATATGAAAGAAATAGCTGACAAGAAGAATTTAAAGGCTTATGCACAAGATAAGGAAAGATGGGAAAAATTGAAAAGAGAAAAGGAACAAGAAAGAAATGTAAGATTGATGGAGCTTGGTGCAATCGAGAAAGAAATTAGGGAAAAAAGTAAAGAATTAGAAAATCTAAGCGATAAAACTGATAAAAATAGATTTATAAAGTTGTGTATTAAGTATGTAGAATATCTTTCTGATTTTTTAGAGAAGTTTTATAAGCAAAAAGAAGAAGAAATCAGAAAAAAACTAAACGAAAAAGTAAACGACATATTTTCAAAAATGTATCATGGAGAAGATAGAAAAATATTTATTGATTCTAATTATGACTATCAACTAATAACTGAATACTTGAGTGACCAATTAAAAGATAGAGCAGATGAATCAAGAGGATTAGAAACTATAATGAGTTTTGCCTTTATTGGTGGAATAATACAATTGGCACGAGAAAAAATAATAAATACTGGTAAATCTGATTCTTCAGTTAAAAAGGATGATTTAAATTTAGAATTGGATACTGAACCATATCCATTAGTGATGGATGCTCCATTTTCAAATGTAGATGAAATTCACGTAGAAAATGTTTCGAGAATTCTTCCTGAAATAGCAGAACAGGTTATCATGTTTATAATGAATAAGGACTGGAATTATGCTCAAAGAGTATTAGCAGACAAAGTGGCAGCTAAATACGAGTTAGAAAAAGTAAGTGAAACCTATACAATTATAAAAGAAATAAGATAA
- a CDS encoding WG repeat-containing protein: MIRIKRFVCFLLVFIWLIGSLTMAYSQQASSQKFVYIKPQFENVMFWENGWISYLQGGKWGILSSSGNVLLKPQFDKIEPVVYDGPSIMGIEDKFYKDIFVVWQNGRAGFVDTSAKILVKPELDSLEVLNPWLNLYFCKQEGKYGFLNLDKKAYISPQFDKMYFVVVSSYNPIAKYPNPYIKCTLPNEDKKEFCLYALDLKDGVWQNSYLEYVLASKDGKCGAVDTFGNVFVDFKYNSFEEVLSDSKFTKAVQNMLANESKPATSLNKNETNKTSPDYISSEISGNKYFLVFQKATSKGYTQTKSKEYYDNVKNIGFTNFIAVCKNKKWGIVDINGKYVVKPQLDDIKELSEGKIAFKQNGKWGFMDKNFKVAIKPQFDKAENFSEGYAAVMKSNLWGYINSSGNFVIKPQYTQAGPFFAQMAAVATKDYVGLIDTKGSFVLKFSAKNSQYMFVDTETYRFRYAPDSVLNSSGYSIYKYTLNFPKFGYVVIDKKTKKVGLVLRGQGK, from the coding sequence GTGATAAGAATTAAAAGATTTGTTTGCTTTCTGCTGGTATTTATTTGGCTCATTGGCAGTTTGACCATGGCATATTCTCAGCAAGCCTCTTCTCAAAAGTTTGTGTATATAAAACCGCAGTTTGAAAATGTGATGTTCTGGGAAAACGGCTGGATTTCTTATCTTCAAGGTGGCAAATGGGGAATTCTTAGCTCATCTGGCAATGTTCTTTTAAAGCCTCAGTTTGATAAGATAGAGCCTGTAGTTTACGACGGTCCTTCAATAATGGGTATTGAGGATAAATTTTACAAAGATATCTTTGTTGTCTGGCAAAATGGCAGAGCAGGGTTTGTGGATACAAGCGCTAAAATTCTTGTAAAACCAGAGTTAGATTCTCTTGAGGTTTTAAATCCATGGCTAAATTTATATTTTTGCAAACAAGAGGGAAAATACGGTTTTTTGAATCTGGATAAAAAAGCCTATATAAGCCCTCAGTTTGACAAAATGTACTTTGTTGTTGTGTCTTCATACAACCCAATCGCAAAATATCCTAATCCTTATATAAAATGCACTTTACCAAATGAAGACAAAAAAGAATTCTGTCTTTATGCCCTTGACTTGAAAGATGGAGTTTGGCAAAATTCTTATTTGGAATATGTTCTTGCTTCTAAAGACGGAAAGTGCGGAGCTGTTGATACTTTTGGAAATGTATTTGTAGACTTTAAATATAATTCTTTCGAAGAAGTTTTATCAGACAGCAAGTTTACAAAAGCTGTGCAGAATATGTTAGCAAATGAATCAAAGCCTGCAACATCTTTGAACAAAAATGAGACAAACAAAACATCACCTGATTATATTTCCAGCGAAATTAGTGGCAATAAATACTTCCTTGTGTTTCAAAAAGCAACCAGTAAAGGTTATACACAAACTAAAAGCAAAGAATACTATGATAATGTCAAAAATATTGGGTTTACCAATTTCATTGCAGTTTGTAAAAATAAAAAATGGGGAATTGTTGATATAAACGGAAAATACGTAGTTAAGCCTCAACTTGATGATATAAAAGAACTCAGCGAAGGAAAAATAGCTTTTAAACAAAATGGAAAATGGGGATTTATGGACAAAAACTTTAAAGTTGCTATAAAACCTCAATTTGACAAAGCAGAAAATTTCTCTGAAGGATATGCAGCTGTAATGAAGTCAAATTTATGGGGATATATTAATTCTTCTGGAAATTTTGTTATAAAACCTCAATATACTCAAGCAGGTCCATTTTTTGCTCAGATGGCTGCTGTTGCCACAAAGGATTATGTAGGGCTTATAGATACAAAAGGCAGTTTTGTTTTGAAATTTTCAGCAAAGAACTCCCAATACATGTTTGTTGACACTGAAACCTACAGGTTTAGATATGCACCAGATTCCGTATTAAATTCCTCTGGTTATTCGATCTATAAATATACACTTAACTTCCCCAAATTTGGCTATGTTGTGATTGATAAAAAAACAAAAAAAGTTGGACTTGTATTAAGAGGGCAAGGAAAATAA
- a CDS encoding DEAD/DEAH box helicase family protein — translation MGFDELNLKMVYRSSNDDIVRDFLIPVLEKAVVYKRAVGFFSSTSLIEITKGLYGLVKNNGKIYIVASPALTEEDIEAIRKGYEKRAIIEKRILESFQEPKDYFEEERLNLLAHLIAKGYLDIKLAFMEDENEIGIYHEKIGIIIDKKGNKIAFTGSLNETRTAYMNNFESIDVFMSWMGEDSRIRVEEKEKNFDDLWHDRTYKVRVIDFPKVGYERLKKYMKPTLDLELDKKQFFVNYKPEKRESIFVKPQDLQFRDYQLEAIENWLSNNGHGIFNMATGTGKTVTALGAISRLAEKLNYKIAVVIVCPFQHLVDQWAEEVYKWNVKPIIGYSGSSQKEWLSRLRQTVRNYNLGFVQNFCFITTNSTFSSDEVQNQLAKLKCNSLLVADEVHYFGAEKLSKKLLDNFTYRLGLSATIERHFDPEGTNKIYDYFGDECINYPIELAIKNGMLTPYYYYPIVGYLTEKELVEYNRLSRELGKYIEIDEDKYRNYDIILNEKAKQIALKRAKIIAGAKMKLDLLKEHIKDYVNERHILVYCGVSNPSYEDAEVERDSINFGVKQIDKVTKILGKEFGMKVARFTSKETIQEREWIKEEFEKGEKLQAIVAIKCLDEGFNIPAIKTAFILASSTNPKEYIQRRGRILRLARDKVYATIYDFVILPRQLEEVKHKTWEEIKLDISLVKREIARIEEFCRIALNSSEGYKLIDRIKEVYDLDNIKGADSDGRIY, via the coding sequence ATGGGTTTTGATGAATTGAACTTGAAAATGGTTTACAGGTCATCTAATGATGATATTGTGAGAGATTTCTTGATACCTGTTTTAGAAAAAGCAGTAGTATATAAAAGGGCAGTTGGCTTTTTTTCTTCTACATCTTTAATTGAAATAACAAAAGGTTTATATGGGCTGGTGAAAAACAATGGAAAGATATACATTGTTGCTTCACCAGCTTTGACTGAAGAAGATATTGAGGCAATTAGAAAAGGATATGAAAAAAGAGCTATTATAGAAAAAAGGATATTAGAATCATTTCAAGAGCCGAAAGACTATTTTGAAGAAGAAAGACTTAATCTTTTAGCACATCTTATAGCAAAGGGTTATTTAGATATTAAGCTCGCCTTTATGGAGGATGAAAATGAAATAGGAATATATCATGAGAAGATAGGAATTATTATAGACAAAAAAGGAAACAAAATAGCCTTTACAGGGTCTTTGAATGAAACAAGGACAGCTTATATGAACAATTTTGAATCGATAGATGTTTTCATGTCTTGGATGGGAGAAGACTCAAGAATAAGAGTGGAAGAGAAAGAAAAGAATTTTGACGATTTGTGGCATGATAGAACATATAAAGTTAGAGTTATTGATTTTCCAAAAGTAGGATATGAGAGATTGAAAAAATATATGAAACCAACTCTTGATTTAGAACTTGATAAAAAACAATTCTTTGTAAATTATAAACCTGAAAAAAGAGAAAGTATATTTGTAAAACCCCAAGATTTACAATTTCGAGATTACCAACTTGAGGCTATTGAAAACTGGCTTTCTAACAATGGGCATGGAATTTTCAATATGGCAACAGGTACAGGAAAGACTGTAACTGCTCTGGGTGCTATAAGTAGACTTGCAGAAAAATTGAATTATAAAATTGCAGTTGTAATTGTTTGTCCATTTCAGCATTTGGTCGACCAATGGGCTGAAGAAGTTTACAAGTGGAATGTAAAACCCATCATTGGTTATTCGGGTTCATCTCAAAAAGAATGGTTAAGCAGGTTGAGGCAGACAGTGAGGAACTATAATTTAGGCTTCGTTCAAAATTTTTGTTTTATTACCACAAATTCGACATTTTCAAGTGATGAGGTACAGAATCAACTTGCTAAATTAAAATGCAATTCTTTATTAGTAGCTGATGAGGTCCATTATTTTGGTGCAGAAAAACTTTCAAAAAAATTGTTAGACAATTTTACATATCGATTAGGTTTATCAGCAACTATAGAAAGGCACTTTGACCCTGAAGGCACAAATAAAATTTATGATTATTTTGGAGATGAATGTATTAATTATCCGATTGAACTTGCTATTAAAAATGGAATGTTAACTCCCTATTACTATTATCCAATAGTAGGATATTTAACAGAAAAGGAACTTGTAGAGTACAACAGATTGTCCAGAGAATTAGGGAAATATATAGAAATTGATGAAGATAAATATAGAAATTATGATATAATACTAAATGAGAAGGCAAAACAGATAGCACTAAAGAGAGCAAAGATTATAGCAGGTGCCAAAATGAAGTTGGATTTATTGAAAGAGCATATAAAAGATTATGTCAATGAAAGACATATACTGGTGTATTGTGGCGTATCAAATCCATCATATGAAGATGCTGAAGTGGAAAGAGATTCAATAAATTTTGGTGTTAAACAGATTGACAAGGTGACAAAGATATTAGGTAAAGAGTTTGGCATGAAGGTTGCACGGTTTACATCTAAAGAAACCATTCAAGAAAGAGAATGGATTAAAGAAGAGTTCGAAAAGGGAGAAAAACTACAAGCGATTGTAGCTATAAAGTGTTTAGATGAAGGTTTTAATATTCCAGCGATAAAGACTGCATTTATACTTGCAAGTTCTACTAATCCAAAGGAATATATTCAAAGAAGAGGAAGAATTTTGAGATTAGCAAGGGACAAAGTATATGCTACCATTTATGATTTTGTGATATTACCAAGACAACTTGAGGAGGTTAAGCATAAAACTTGGGAAGAGATAAAATTGGATATTTCTCTGGTTAAACGTGAAATTGCAAGAATAGAAGAGTTTTGTAGAATAGCTTTAAATTCAAGTGAAGGGTATAAACTTATTGATAGGATAAAAGAAGTGTATGATTTAGATAACATAAAAGGAGCTGATAGTGATGGAAGAATATATTGA
- the thiT gene encoding energy-coupled thiamine transporter ThiT has product MKYLENIFKDFEKMKWYSFAIIAVLIFISIFVYLAQKRQKFTTKALVYGGVAISLSFILSFIKLYRMPQGGSITPASMLPLFAYAYMFGPFAGIVAGMAYGILQLIQDPYVVHWAQLLLDYPLAFGALGLSGFFKKNLALGILAGGFGRFVFHFISGVVFFASYAPKGTSPVVYSAIYNATYLGPDLAVCLIISFIPGLRSAIDRLKSHA; this is encoded by the coding sequence ATGAAGTACCTTGAAAATATATTTAAAGACTTTGAAAAAATGAAATGGTACTCTTTTGCGATAATTGCTGTTTTGATATTTATTAGTATCTTCGTGTACCTTGCGCAAAAACGACAAAAGTTCACAACAAAAGCTCTTGTATATGGTGGGGTAGCTATATCACTATCGTTTATACTTTCATTTATAAAACTCTACAGAATGCCACAGGGCGGTTCAATCACACCTGCAAGCATGCTGCCACTTTTTGCATATGCTTATATGTTTGGACCATTTGCAGGAATTGTCGCAGGCATGGCTTATGGAATACTGCAGCTGATTCAAGACCCATATGTTGTTCACTGGGCACAGCTACTTTTAGACTATCCACTGGCCTTTGGTGCTCTTGGACTTTCTGGGTTTTTCAAGAAGAATTTAGCACTTGGAATCTTAGCAGGTGGCTTTGGAAGGTTTGTTTTTCACTTTATATCTGGAGTTGTGTTTTTTGCATCATACGCGCCAAAAGGTACAAGTCCGGTTGTATACTCTGCCATCTACAATGCAACTTATCTTGGTCCTGATCTTGCCGTGTGTTTGATAATATCCTTTATCCCGGGCTTGAGAAGTGCTATTGATAGATTAAAGTCCCATGCTTAG